A part of Amycolatopsis lurida genomic DNA contains:
- a CDS encoding Chromate resistance protein ChrB, translated as MTDESRREGWLVISVSTAGAPDSLRVQVWRKLRSLGALYLQQSVCLLPARAEVAREVRRLVDRVRHQGGTARVLPMAFTDPAEEQSVIAELNEARDAEYAEVLERLPELRRELADEQARGNATYAEVEESEADLNQFRGWLGKITARDYFAAPGGQEARDAVEQAAVELAAFEEAALHAEAPAPRPR; from the coding sequence GTGACAGATGAATCACGCAGAGAGGGCTGGCTGGTGATCAGCGTGTCCACCGCCGGCGCCCCGGACTCGCTGAGAGTCCAGGTTTGGCGCAAACTCCGTTCCCTCGGCGCGCTCTACCTGCAGCAATCGGTGTGCCTGCTTCCCGCGCGAGCGGAGGTGGCGCGGGAGGTTCGCCGTCTCGTCGACCGGGTCCGCCATCAAGGCGGGACGGCGCGCGTGCTGCCGATGGCGTTCACCGACCCGGCCGAGGAACAGTCGGTGATCGCCGAACTGAACGAGGCCCGCGACGCCGAGTACGCCGAAGTCCTCGAGCGGCTTCCCGAACTGCGGCGGGAACTCGCGGACGAACAGGCCCGTGGCAACGCCACCTACGCGGAAGTCGAAGAATCCGAAGCCGACTTGAACCAGTTCCGCGGCTGGCTGGGCAAGATCACCGCACGCGACTATTTCGCCGCTCCGGGCGGTCAGGAGGCCCGCGACGCCGTCGAGCAGGCCGCGGTCGAACTCGCCGCCTTCGAGGAAGCCGCGCTGCATGCCGAAGCCCCCGCACCCAGGCCGCGATGA